One segment of Capnocytophaga sp. oral taxon 878 DNA contains the following:
- the tsaE gene encoding tRNA (adenosine(37)-N6)-threonylcarbamoyltransferase complex ATPase subunit type 1 TsaE codes for MEITYRLPEIATVAETILPYLTHKVVVFKGGMGLGKTTLIKALVRVLGSDDTVSSPTFGLVNPYEGTNCHIYHFDFYRIKNEQEAFDIGFEEYLYSGNWCFIEWAERVAKYLPDQYTTLEIVYIDENTRKVVID; via the coding sequence ATGGAAATAACCTATCGATTGCCTGAAATAGCAACCGTTGCCGAGACAATCCTCCCTTATCTTACTCATAAAGTAGTGGTTTTTAAGGGAGGAATGGGCTTGGGAAAAACTACTCTTATCAAAGCTTTAGTGCGGGTTTTGGGTTCGGATGATACTGTGAGCAGTCCTACCTTTGGTTTGGTAAACCCTTATGAAGGTACCAATTGCCATATTTATCATTTTGATTTTTATCGCATTAAAAATGAGCAAGAAGCCTTTGATATAGGTTTTGAAGAATATCTTTACTCTGGCAATTGGTGTTTTATTGAGTGGGCAGAACGTGTAGCTAAGTACTTGCCCGACCAATATACTACACTTGAAATAGTATATATTGATGAAAATACTAGAAAGGTTGTAATTGATTAA
- the odhB gene encoding 2-oxoglutarate dehydrogenase complex dihydrolipoyllysine-residue succinyltransferase — protein sequence MLEMKVPSPGESITEVEIARWLVKTGDYVTKDQAIAEVDSDKATLELPAEAAGIITLQAEEGEAVKVGQVVCLIDTNAQAPATAPAVKQEETKQEAPTTKVETTKVEAPVVQAPTVQTPSPAARKILAEREIPTSAVNGTGKAGRITKNDALTASKPSMGTPVGSVRREVRTKMSMLRRKVAERLVSAKNETAMLTTFNEVDMTAIFQLRAQYKDAFKERHNVGLGFMSFFTLAVVRALKLFPDVNSMIDGQDKVTYDFCDISIAVSGPKGLMVPVIRNAENLSFRGVEAEVKRLATRARDGQITVDEMTGGTFTITNGGVFGSMLSTPIINPPQSGILGMHNIVDRAIVRDGQIVIAPVMYVALSYDHRIIDGRESVGFLVAVKEALENPVELLMNGNPAQALEL from the coding sequence ATGTTAGAAATGAAAGTTCCCTCACCAGGGGAATCAATAACCGAAGTAGAAATAGCCCGTTGGTTAGTAAAAACGGGTGATTATGTAACCAAAGATCAAGCTATAGCCGAAGTAGATTCCGATAAGGCTACTCTTGAACTTCCTGCTGAAGCAGCAGGTATCATTACCCTACAAGCTGAAGAAGGAGAAGCTGTAAAGGTAGGACAAGTAGTATGTTTAATTGATACTAATGCGCAAGCTCCTGCTACTGCACCAGCGGTTAAACAAGAGGAAACTAAGCAAGAAGCTCCTACAACCAAAGTAGAAACTACTAAAGTAGAAGCTCCAGTAGTGCAAGCACCAACAGTGCAAACACCAAGTCCTGCAGCACGTAAAATATTAGCTGAGCGTGAAATCCCTACATCTGCAGTAAATGGAACAGGTAAAGCAGGGCGCATTACTAAAAACGATGCTTTAACAGCCTCTAAACCTTCAATGGGTACACCTGTAGGTAGTGTACGTCGCGAAGTGCGAACTAAGATGAGTATGTTACGTCGTAAAGTAGCAGAACGCTTGGTGAGTGCTAAGAATGAAACAGCTATGCTTACTACCTTTAATGAGGTAGATATGACTGCTATCTTCCAGCTACGAGCTCAATACAAAGATGCTTTTAAAGAGCGTCATAATGTAGGCTTAGGCTTTATGTCATTCTTTACTTTGGCAGTAGTGCGTGCTTTGAAACTTTTCCCTGATGTTAATTCAATGATTGATGGGCAAGATAAAGTAACTTATGATTTCTGTGATATTTCAATAGCTGTATCAGGACCTAAAGGCTTAATGGTGCCAGTAATACGCAATGCTGAAAATCTATCTTTCCGTGGAGTAGAAGCCGAAGTAAAACGCTTGGCTACCCGTGCCCGTGACGGACAAATAACGGTAGATGAAATGACTGGAGGTACTTTTACCATTACCAATGGAGGTGTATTTGGTTCTATGCTCTCTACTCCTATTATCAATCCACCGCAGTCAGGAATTTTAGGTATGCATAACATTGTAGATCGTGCTATAGTACGTGATGGACAAATAGTTATTGCCCCTGTGATGTATGTAGCCTTATCGTATGATCATCGTATTATAGATGGACGTGAGTCGGTAGGATTCTTGGTGGCAGTAAAAGAAGCATTGGAAAACCCTGTAGAACTCCTTATGAATGGTAATCCTGCTCAAGCCTTAGAACTATAA